In Macadamia integrifolia cultivar HAES 741 unplaced genomic scaffold, SCU_Mint_v3 scaffold938, whole genome shotgun sequence, a genomic segment contains:
- the LOC122070492 gene encoding uncharacterized protein LOC122070492 has product MAIPISVPILTGSNFLDWHEELIYYLTADNHDYCLCNKKPADLIDKSIIDEISLHEKWTRSNQLSLLFIKKTIRKFIKGSIPDSTDAKTYLASIEKWFSTLDKSLTDTLMAKLVNMKYNDSSAIADHIYGMTNLSAQLAKMDQILNEPFLVGLIIQSLPQKFKPFKIHYNTNKDKWDLNELQSKCVQEEQRLKQAGGQMANMVSHKCKKGKNFKVAPKKQTSNPPTDNKNSGKVKCFFCKKEGHLRKDYQKHRAWFKKKGNNSILVCFQINLVDVPCNTWRIDSGATVHIKNSIQGFLST; this is encoded by the coding sequence ATGGCTATCCCTATTTCTGTCCCCATCCTTACTGGCTCAAACTTCTTGGATTGGCATGAGGAGTTGATATACTATCTGACTGCTGACAATCATGACTATTGTTTGTGCAATAAGAAGCCAGCTGATCTCATTGATAAGAGTATCATAGATGAGATCAGTCTTCATGAGAAGTGGACCCGATCAAACCAGTTGTCCCTTTTgtttatcaagaaaacaattaGAAAGTTTATCAAAGGATCGATCCCCGACTCTACTGATGCAAAGACATATCTGGCATCTATTGAAAAGTGGTTCTCTACTTTAGATAAGTCTCTTACAGACACACTTATGGCCAAATTAGTGAACATGAAATATAATGATAGCAGTGCCATAGCTGATCATATCTATGGAATGACAAATTTATCTGCACAACTGGCAAAGATGGACCAAATACTGAATGAACCTTTCCTAGTTGGGTTGATCATTCAATCTCTTCCTCAGAAGTTTAAACCATTCAAGATCCACTATAACACAAATAAAGATAAATGGGATCTGAATGAGCTTCAGAGCAAGTGTGTTCAGGAGGAACAAAGATTGAAGCAAGCAGGAGGACAAATGGCTAACATGGTTTCACATAAATGTAAAAAGGGAAAGAACTTCAAAGTTGCACCAAAGAAGCAAACATCCAATCCACCTACTGACAACAAGAATTCTGGCAAAGTGAAATGCTTCTTCTGCAAGAAGGAGGGACATCTTCGTAAGGACTATCAGAAACATCGAGCCTGGTTCaaaaagaagggtaataatTCTATCCTAGTTTGTTTTCAAATCAATCTTGTTGATGTTCCTTGTAATACATGGAggattgattctggtgcaaCTGTACATATAAAGAATTCTATACAGGGATTCCTTTCAACTTAG
- the LOC122070503 gene encoding disease resistance protein RPS2-like translates to MIVKDISDALSGSPFPEAVIEIPNEPIMENQPSTQRKLQQILDCIDDPDPRFGIIGVYGMGGVGKTTLAKKVNNHFEKDKVRGLETPFETVIMVTVSATPNIQSIQNEIGDRLGLRDNRVNALFKALKKKNFLLIFDDVWCKLKLEDIGIPHPRTHKGCKILLTSRSKDTCTDMGARKTIQIHPLSEAESWNLFCEVAGEHVATDGIKCFAEKVVGRCKGLPLAIVTVASAMANQFGVGEWANMVKEMEQSASEIRGMKEEVFIPLKFSFDRLENDMLRSLFLYFSCFPEDYDIGEDEMLNYLVEEGLVDNLGGLIAARNKGEALIRGLKIACMLERGRFERTVKMHDVIRELALWITSSPKFLISSGESVKEAPQVHEWVNTRRISLMYTQIDKFPELGERCPNLTTLLLRQIEICIIIPPSNFLQHMDHLIVLDLSYSLLESLPDSLSCLVHLRVLRLQDCRCLRSLPALGMLRQLQVLDLNWCIGLDQQILRARGGGEGEPFDQRPEGLSNLRYLDVTHSTVSIPVGLISHLHKLEELKMLGARKIKWRVISNDDDDDDQDHEKWDEKEDERKSGLSTSDDIHDYSIIVLDVEELSYLTKLTSLSIRFKGIIISHWFKSLAKQIRELELKRCKFVKQEALQALNYDSPNLRDLRIKDCEGVTCMRTAAAVTILENCKDLEEVFDGPSHSKDLEEVVFNGDELYGHYDIFGSLKLRRLPKLKRICFGQLTNILIDQCNSLKIVFTKEMLHLLNKLDRLAVNNCERVEGIIEEEEEEGRNSSPNISPFPRLKTLYLGDLPTLHDLCSNHILNCPLIESVTVQNCPRLNKDPLNIRNLDVLLVLDKKNCHGERWWVKGDEVVIEEEIQA, encoded by the coding sequence ATGATAGTGAAAGACATCTCTGATGCGCTAAGTGGGTCGCCTTTTCCAGAGGCTGTTATAGAGATCCCAAACGAGCCAATAATGGAGAACCAGCCATCAACCCAACGCAAGTTGCAGCAGATACTTGATTGCATAGATGATCCTGATCCACGTTTTGGCATCATTGGAGTATATGGCATGGGGGGAGTGGGTAAAACCACCTTGGCTAAAAAAGTAAACAATCACTTTGAAAAAGACAAGGTCAGAGGATTGGAGACACCTTTTGAGACTGTGATAATGGTCACAGTGTCTGCCACTCCCAATATACAAAGCATACAAAACGAAATCGGTGATCGACTCGGATTAAGAGATAATAGGGTTAATGCTTTGTTCAAAGCACTAAAGAAAAAGAACTTTCTGTTAATTTTTGATGATGTGTGGTGCAAATTAAAGCTCGAGGATATAGGAATCCCTCACCCtcgaacccacaaagggtgcaAGATCCTTCTCACCAGCCGGAGTAAAGATACCTGCACTGATATGGGTGCTAGAAAAACAATACAAATTCATCCCTTATCTGAAGCTGAATCATGGAACCTCTTTTGTGAAGTAGCTGGTGAACATGTTGCTACCGATGGTATAAAGTGTTTTGCTGAAAAAGTTGTTGGAAGGTGTAAGGGTCTCCCTCTTGCAATTGTCACTGTTGCTTCTGCAATGGCAAACCAATTTGGTGTCGGGGAGTGGGCAAATATGGTAAAGGAAATGGAGCAATCAGCCTCAGAGATCCGAGGTATGAAGGAAGAAGTATTTATTCCTTTAAAATTCAGTTTTGATAGATTGGAGAACGATATGCTTAGGAgtctatttctttatttttcatgtttccCTGAAGACTATGACATAGGGGAAGATGAAATGTTAAATTATTTGGTTGAAGAGGGATTAGTAGATAATTTAGGTGGTCTGATAGCTGCAAGGAATAAAGGTGAGGCTCTGATAAGAGGCTTGAAAATTGCCTGTATGTTGGAACGTGGAAGGTTTGAACGTACTGTGAAGATGCATGATGTGATAAGAGAGCTTGCACTTTGGATTACATCTTCGCCCAAGTTCTTAATAAGTAGTGGTGAATCAGTTAAAGAGGCACCACAGGTTCATGAGTGGGTGAATACAAGAAGGATTTCATTAATGTATACCCAAATAGACAAGTTTCCTGAGTTGGGAGAGAGGTGTCCAAATCTAACCACTTTGCTATTGAGGCAGATTGAGATCTGCATTATTATTCCCCCATCAAATTTCTTGCAACATATGGATCATCTTATCGTACTTGATCTTTCCTACAGTTTATTGGAATCTCTACCAGATTCATTGTCATGTTTGGTGCATCTTCGGGTGCTTAGGTTACAGGATTGTCGTTGCTTGAGATCATTGCCGGCACTGGGAATGCTCCGACAGCTccaagttttagatttgaattgGTGTATTGGATTAGACCAGCAAATCCTTAGAGcacgaggaggaggagaaggagaaccATTTGATCAACGCCCGGAAGGTTTAAGTAATTTAAGATACTTGGATGTGACACATTCCACAGTTTCTATTCCAGTGGGGCTAATATCTCATTTGCACAAATTGGAGGAATTGAAAATGCTGGgagcaagaaaaataaaatggaggGTGATtagtaatgatgatgatgatgatgatcaagatCATGAAAAATGGGATGAGAAGGAGGACGAGAGAAAAAGTGGGTTATCTACTAGTGACGATATTCATGACTACTCCATCATTGTTCTTGATGTGGAAGAGTTGTCCTACTTGACCAAGTTAACATCTCTTTCTATTCGGTTCAAAGGTATCATTATTTCTCATTGGTTCAAATCTTTGGCAAAACAGATTAGGGAATTGGAGCTGAAACGTTGCAAATTTGTAAAACAAGAAGCTCTACAAGCTCTCAATTATGATTCCCCAAATCTACGGGACTTGAGAATCAAGGATTGTGAGGGTGTGACATGCATGCGCACTGCTGCTGCAGTAACTATATTAGAAAACTGTAAAGATTTGGAGGAGGTTTTCGATGGACCCAGCCATAGTAAAGATTTGGAGGAGGTGGTGTTTAATGGGGATGAGCTCTACGGCCACTATGACATCTTTGGGAGTTTAAAGCTCAGAAGATTGCCAAAATTGAAAAGGATATGCTTTGGTCAACTAACGAATATATTAATAGATCAATGCAATAGCTTGAAGATTGTCTTCACCAAGGAAATGCTACACTTGTTAAACAAATTGGATAGACTTGCAGTTAACAATTGTGAAAGAGTAGAAGGaataattgaagaagaagaagaagaagggcggAATAGTTCCCCTAACATCTCACCCTTCCCAAGACTGAAGACTTTATATCTAGGAGACCTACCAACTCTACATGACTTGTGCAGCAACCACATCTTGAATTGCCCCCTTATAGAGTCAGTGACGGTGCAAAACTGTCCCAGGTTAAATAAGGATCCTCTCAACATTCGAAACCTGGATGTGTTACTTGTCTTGGACAAGAAGAACTGCCATGGGGAACGTTGGTGGGTAAAAGGAGATGAAGTAGTCATTGAAGAGGAGATCCAAGCTTAA